Sequence from the Pseudomonadota bacterium genome:
GCCATCATGGTTGCCGCGCATGCCCATACGCTCGGGAGGCCGCCCGAGCGCGGGCTGGGCGGCGGCGAACGGGGCTCGGTCCGCCCCGAGGGCTGCCCCGGGCACGATCATGGCTCCCGCCATCGCGCCGAATCCGTTGATGAAGTCTCGGCGCGTGATGTCCGATCCCATGCCCAACGCCCGATCGGAGCGCTCTTGGGGGCGTAAGTCTGTGCTGCTTGGTCCCTTGGACACGGTAGGCCTCGCTTAGACCAGTGAAAGCCGTGGGCAGGTGGCGCTGGCGCCAGCATCGAACGTACTTCCCCTCGGCGCCAGCGAACACCGCGCCTATACGCGTAAACGATCGCGCGGAGCACTTTGATTAACGTCGAGGGCGTCGATGTTCGAGTAACGAGGATCCTAGTGCCACGATTTGACGCTATCGTGATCGGCGCCGGGCACAACGGCCTGACGACCGCGGCATTTCTCGCGAAAAGCGGCCTGGACGTACTGGTGTTGGAACGCAACCCATACTCTGGCGGCGCCACCGTGAGTCGCGAGCTCCATGAGGGGTGGACGTACTCGAACTGCTCCTACGTCTGCAGCCTGTTCCGCCCGGAGATATACGCTGCCCTCGATCTCGGCCGCCACGGCCTGAAGGTCATCCCGCTGGTGAGCAGCATGACCTTCAAGCGAGACGGTGACTACTTCGGCAGCTACCAACACCCGGCGATTCGCCGCCGAGAGCTGCGCCGACACAGCCCGCGCGATGCGGACGCGGCCGTGCGCTTCGATGCGGACGTCCTGCGCTGGTGCCGCCTGATCCGCGGCATGCTCCTGCGCACGCCCCCCGACCCCACATCCCTAGCGCCCCGCGACGCCTTCGAATTCGCCTACCTATTGAAGAAGTTCTGGGCCCTGAGCGAGGCCCAGCTGTATGAATTCATTCGCTTCTTCACGATGTCGATCGCGGAATATCTCGAAAACTACTTCGAGAACGAGACCATCCTCGCCCACTATTCAGGCGGCAGCATCATCGGCACCGGGCTCGGCGTCTACTCGCCCGGCACCGCCTACGTGCTGCTCCACCACGCCATGGGGGATGTGGACGGCAACGTCGGCGCCTGGGGCTTCGCGCGCGGCGGCATGGGCGCCGTGGCCAAGGCCCTCGCGAGCGCCTTCGAGGGCTACGGCGGCAAGCTGCGCTGTGATGCGGCGGTGGAGAAGATCAAGTCGCGCGGCGGGCGCACGACCGGCGTAGTGCTCGGCTCAGGCGAGGAAATCGACGCACCCGTGGTGGTTTCCAGCCTCAACGCCAAGACGACGTTCACGCGATTGCTCGAAGCGGACGACGTACCGCCCACCCTGCTGTCCCGCGCTGAGCGCTTCAAGACCCGCGGCTCGTCAGGAAAGCTGAACATTGCCTTAGAGGGCCTTCCCACCTTCCGCGCCCTGCCCGAAGGGTCACCGCTAACGCTCGGCCACATGCACTTCACGGACACCTTGGAGCGCCTGGAACTGGCCTACGATGATTGGAAGGAGAAGCGCTGGTCCGCCGACCCCTACACGGACACGCTGATCCCCTCCCAGTACGACCCCACGATCGCGCCGCCGGGCAAGCACATGATGAGCGTGTTCGTGCAGTACTGCCCCGCCGACGTAGAGGGCGGCTGGACCGACGAGAAACGCACCGCCTTCGGCAACACGGTAATCGACCAGATCGCCGACTACAGTCCCGACTTCAAGTCCCTCATCGCCCACGCAGAGGTGCGCACGCCGCGCGAACTAGAAGCGGAGGTGGGCCTGCTCGAGGGCAACATCTTCCACGGCGAACTCACCTTCGACCAGCTGCTGTTCAACCGGCCCTTCCCGGGTGCCGCCCAATACCGAGGTCCGCTGAAGGGCATGTACCTCGCCGGCTCGTCCTCGCACCCGGGC
This genomic interval carries:
- a CDS encoding NAD(P)/FAD-dependent oxidoreductase, with protein sequence MPRFDAIVIGAGHNGLTTAAFLAKSGLDVLVLERNPYSGGATVSRELHEGWTYSNCSYVCSLFRPEIYAALDLGRHGLKVIPLVSSMTFKRDGDYFGSYQHPAIRRRELRRHSPRDADAAVRFDADVLRWCRLIRGMLLRTPPDPTSLAPRDAFEFAYLLKKFWALSEAQLYEFIRFFTMSIAEYLENYFENETILAHYSGGSIIGTGLGVYSPGTAYVLLHHAMGDVDGNVGAWGFARGGMGAVAKALASAFEGYGGKLRCDAAVEKIKSRGGRTTGVVLGSGEEIDAPVVVSSLNAKTTFTRLLEADDVPPTLLSRAERFKTRGSSGKLNIALEGLPTFRALPEGSPLTLGHMHFTDTLERLELAYDDWKEKRWSADPYTDTLIPSQYDPTIAPPGKHMMSVFVQYCPADVEGGWTDEKRTAFGNTVIDQIADYSPDFKSLIAHAEVRTPRELEAEVGLLEGNIFHGELTFDQLLFNRPFPGAAQYRGPLKGMYLAGSSSHPGGGVMGAPGCNAAREILADLRRTDITPSEFPDD